From a single Nicotiana tabacum cultivar K326 chromosome 8, ASM71507v2, whole genome shotgun sequence genomic region:
- the LOC107806709 gene encoding CBL-interacting serine/threonine-protein kinase 25-like, whose amino-acid sequence MKDPMNQSNQETDHMMDGTRNIIFGKYEMGRLLGQGTFAKVYYGRNIKTSESVAIKVINKDHVKREGLMEQIIREISIMRLVRHPNIVELKEVMATKQKIFVVMEYVKGGELFAKVAIGKLKEDVARKYFQQLISAVDFCHSRGVFHRDLKPENLLLDENENLKVSDFGLSALSEQLRNDGLLHTQCGTPAYVAPEVLRKKGYDGAKSDIWSCGVILYVLLAGFLPFQHENMMKMYRKVFKAEYEFPPWFSPEAKKLISKLLVADPEKRISISAIMRVPWILKDFSRSNSFSSEENGDKKNGSTEQIDLGNRSKSGPPFYNAFEFISAMSSGFDLSSLFESKRKSGSMFTSKSSASTIMSKLESLAKKMNFKIESAKEFKVKMQGTSEGRKGKLSVMAEVFEVAPEVAVVEFSKSAGDTFEYRKLCEEDIRPSLKDIVWTWQGENDGRD is encoded by the coding sequence ATGAAAGACCCAATGAATCAATCAAACCAAGAAACCGACCATATGATGGACGGTACGAGAAACATCATATTCGGAAAATACGAGATGGGTAGGCTTTTAGGTCAAGGAACATTTGCAAAGGTTTATTATGGCAGAAACATCAAAACCTCAGAGAGTGTTGCTATTAAAGTAATCAACAAAGACCATGTTAAAAGAGAAGGTTTAATGGAGCAAATCATTCGAGAAATTTCAATCATGAGATTAGTTCGACATCCTAACATAGTTGAACTCAAAGAAGTTATGGCTACAAAGCAAAAAATCTTTGTTGTTATGGAATATGTTAAAGGTGGTGAGCTTTTCGCTAAGGTTGCTATAGGGAAACTTAAGGAAGATGtagcaagaaaatattttcagCAATTAATAAGTGCTGTTGATTTTTGCCATAGCCGTGGTGTATTTCATCGTGATTTGAAGCCTGAAAATTTGCTTCTCGACGAAAATGAGAATTTAAAGGTTTCAGATTTTGGGCTTTCAGCTTTATCGGAGCAATTAAGGAATGATGGTTTGTTACATACACAGTGTGGAACTCCAGCTTATGTTGCACCTGAAGTTCTAAGGAAAAAAGGATATGATGGAGCAAAATCAGATATTTGGTCTTGTGGGGTAATTTTATATGTTCTTTTAGCTGGTTTTTTACCATTTCAACATGAAAATATGATGAAAATGTATAGGAAAGTTTTTAAAGCTGAGTATGAGTTTCCACCTTGGTTTTCTCCTGAAGCAAAGAAGCTAATTTCAAAGCTTTTAGTGGCTGATCCAGAAAAAAGAATTTCAATTTCTGCTATAATGAGAGTTCCTTGGATATTAAAAGATTTTAGTAGATCAAATTCTTTTTCAAGTGAAGAAAATGGTGATAAGAAAAATGGTAGCACAGAGCAGATAGACTTGGGAAATAGGTCAAAATCAGGTCCACCTTTTTATAATGCATTTGAATTTATATCAGCAATGTCTTCAGGATTTGATTTGTCAAGTCTTTTTGAAAGTAAGAGGAAATCTGGTTCAATGTTCACATCTAAATCCTCAGCTTCAACAATCATGTCAAAGTTAGAATCTTTAGCCAAGAAAATGAATTTTAAGATTGAATCTGCTAAGGAATTCAAGGTGAAAATGCAAGGAACATCCGAGGGGCGAAAAGGTAAATTATCAGTAATGGCAGAAGTGTTTGAAGTTGCACCAGAAGTGGCTGTTGTTGAATTCTCTAAATCTGCTGGAGACACTTTTGAGTATAGGAAATTGTGTGAGGAAGATATACGGCCTTCTCTCAAAGACATTGTTTGGACATGGCAAGGTGAGAATGATGGCAGAGACTAA